In Nicotiana tabacum cultivar K326 chromosome 17, ASM71507v2, whole genome shotgun sequence, one DNA window encodes the following:
- the LOC142171979 gene encoding uncharacterized protein LOC142171979 produces MEHGDPRFSDLKGIGDLAKALVEANLVETYSLVYLLVKLTLILPVATATVERAFSSMKYIKDELRSSISDAFLNDCLVCYFEKEVFVNISNDTIIDRFQNMKARRVQL; encoded by the coding sequence ATGGAACATGGTGACCCTAGGTTCTCTGATTTGAAAGGAATTGGTGATTTGGCAAAAGCATTGGTTGAGGCAAATCTTGTGGAGACTTATTCACTTGTTTATTTACTTGTGAAGTTGACTTTAATTTTACCTGTCGCAACTGCAACGGTAGAAAGAGCATTCTCATCCATGAAGTACATCAAAGATGAATTGCGTAGTAGTATTAGTGATGCATTTTTAAATGATTGTTTAGTTTGTTACTTTGAGAAGGAAGTATTTGTAAATATAAGCAATGATACTATTATTGAccgttttcaaaatatgaaagcGCGTCGAGTTCAACTATGA
- the LOC107822689 gene encoding protease Do-like 1, chloroplastic: MAASSHSLASSSFFSRSRKFSGSALTPRFSLPKSLLCRKIPGFAGGIIATQRCYSNCDPSDDQSNSGKKLLETIFVACTSVALSFSLFLTDVDPASAFVVTSPRKLQTDELATVRLFRENTPSVVYITNLASRQDMFTLDVFEVPQGSGSGFVWDKDGHIVTNYHVIRGASDLRVTLADQTTYDAKVVGFDQDKDVAVLKIDAPKDKMRPIPIGVSADLLVGQKVFAIGNPFGLDHTLTTGVISGLRREINSAATGRPIQDVIQTDAAINPGNSGGPLLDSSGNLIGINTAIYSPSGASSGVGFSIPVDTVSGIVDQLVKFGKVTRPILGIKFAPDQSVEQLGVSGVLVLDAPPNGPAGKAGLLPTKRDAYGRLVLGDIITSINGKKVSNGTDLYRILDQCKVGEKVIVEVLRGDQKEKIPVLLEPKPEES, translated from the exons ATGGCTGCATCTTCGCACTCCttagcttcttcttctttcttctcccgAAGTCGGAAATTTTCCGGCTCAGCTCTAACTCCTCGATTTTCACTTCCTAAATCTCTACTTTGCCGGAAAATCCCTGGTTTCGCCGGTGGTATTATCGCTACTCAACGGTGCTACTCTAATTGTGACCCTTCCGATGACCAGTCCAACTCCGGAAAGAAACTTCTGGAAACTATTTTTGTGGCTTGTACCTCCGTTGCCTTGTCTTTCTCTCTATTTCTGACCGATGTTGACCCTGCCTCGGCTTTTGTAGTCACATCACCGCGGAAATTGCAGACCGATGAACTTGCTACTGTTCGCCTCTTCCGGGAGAATACGCCTTCTGTTGTCTACATTACAAATCTCGCTTCCAG GCAAGACATGTTCACACTAGATGTATTTGAGGTGCCTCAAGGGTCCGGATCAGGATTCGTCTGGGATAAGGACGGTCATATTGTCACCAATTATCATGTGATTCGAGGTGCCTCTGATCTCAG AGTGACTCTTGCTGATCAGACTACTTATGATGCAAAAGTTGTTGGATTTGACCAAGATAAAGATGTTGCTGTGCTGAAAATTGATGCGCCGAAAGACAAGATGAGACCTATACCAATTGGCGTGTCTGCAGACTTGCTTGTTGGTCAGAAAGTATTTGCTATTGGAAATCCG TTTGGACTTGATCATACACTCACCACTGGAGTCATCAG TGGCCTGAGGAGAGAAATTAATTCTGCAGCTACTGGCCGTCCAATCCAGGATGTTATTCAGACAGACGCAGCAATTAATCCCGGTAACAGCGGAGGACCACTTCTAGACAGTTCAGGAAATCTTATTGGAATAAATACTGCTATATACTCTCCTTCTGGTGCATCATCTGGTGTTGGATTTTCAATTCCAGTTGATACT GTTAGTGGGATTGTTGATCAATTGGTAAAGTTTGGGAAAGTCACAAGGCCAATTTTGGGCATAAAATTCGCACCTGATCAGTCTGTTGAGCAACTGGGAGTCAGTGGAGTACTTGTCTTGGATGCTCCTCCAAATGGTCCAGCGGGCAAAGCG GGTCTTCTACCTACTAAACGTGATGCCTATGGAAGACTAGTTTTAGGTGATATAATTACATCTATAAATGGAAAGAAGGTCTCTAATGGCACCGACTTGTACAGAATTCTTGACCAGTGCAAAGTGGGAGAAAAG GTGATTGTGGAAGTGCTACGTGGGGATCAAAAGGAGAAGATCCCTGTACTTTTGGAACCGAAGCCTGAGGAATCGTAG
- the LOC107822688 gene encoding protein KINESIN LIGHT CHAIN-RELATED 2 gives MPEFVMDGSILDDNHKEPNGHFIHHREFFYQGSPRSPLSTHSRETDSIDLDMNGAVDTSIEQLYNNVYEMQSSDYSPSRRSFLSYGEESRIDSELRYLAGVDFGELENKKEVSEEDKGQNDEKFGKINKIFPASPKPVWSAKGKKFSPLQNDSQISSKPPRSRSKSFNEKPSPKKLANSKKLNVASPLAGANFQNGTEDPSKAGYLGPYLLKQARDMISTGDNLQKALELALRAMKSFESSSKGKSSLEFVMCLHVVAALNCRLGKYSEAIPLLERSIEVPDLDVGQNHALAKFAGCMQLGDTYAMLGQIENSILCYTAGLEIQRQVLGEKDTRFGETCRYVAEAHVQAMQFNEAEKLCQMALDIHKENNSSASPEEAADRRLLGLIYDSKGDYESALEHYVLASMAMAANGQEADVASLDCNIGDAYLSMARYDEAICAYQKALTMFKSTKGENHPLIASVYVRLADLYNKIGKFRESKSYCENALRIYTKAVPGSSPEEIASGLVDVSVIYESMNEPDQALKLLQKAIKVYGNAPGQQSIIAGIEAQIGVLYYILGKYMDSYDSLKNAVSKFRDIGEKKSAIFGIALNQMGLACVQLYAINEAADLFEEARIILETECGPYHADTLGIYSNLAGTYDAMGRTDDAIEILEFVVGMREEKLGTANPDVDDEKRRLTELLKESGKVRSRKSKSLETLLGTMSHILLKNQEINVLER, from the exons ATGCCGGAATTTGTCATGGATGGATCAATTCTAGATGACAATCATAAAGAACCAAATGGTCATTTTATACATCACAGAGAATTTTTTTATCAGGGTTCTCCTAGAAGTCCGTTGAGTACGCACAGTCGCGAAACTGATTCAATTGATTTGGATATGAATGGGGCTGTTGACACTTCAATTGAGCAACTATACAATAATGTGTATGAAATGCAAAGCTCTGATTATTCACCTTCGAGACGAAGCTTTCTATCTTATggtgaggaatcaagaattgactcTGAGTTAAGGTATCTTGCAGGGGTAGATTTTGGTGAATTGGAGAATAAGAAAGAGGTTTCTGAGGAAGACAAAGGACAAAATGATGAGAAATTTGGaaagattaataaaatatttcctgCAAGTCCTAAGCCTGTTTGGTCTGCTAAGGGAAAGAAGTTTTCTCCATTGCAAAATGATTCTCAAATATCTAGCAAGCCACCAAGATCAAGGAGCAAGTCTTTTAATGAAAAGCCTTCTCCTAAAAAGTTGGCAAATTCGAAAAAGCTGAATGTAGCATCGCCTTTAGCAGGAGCGAACTTTCAGAATGGAACTGAGGATCCGTCCAAGGCAGGATACTTAGGACCATATCTACTTAAACAAGCAAGGGACATGATTTCAACCGGGGACAATCTTCAAAAAGCTCTTGAACTAGCCCTTCGAGCTATGAAATCATTTGAGAGTTCTTCAAAGGGAAAGAGCAGTTTAGAGTTTGTTATGTGTTTGCACGTTGTAGCAGCTTTAAACTGTCGATTAGGGAAGTACAGTGAGGCAATTCCGCTTTTGGAGCGATCAATTGAAGTTCCCGACTTGGATGTGGGACAAAATCATGCACTTGCAAAATTTGCAGGGTGCATGCAATTAGGTGATACATATGCAATGCTCGGACAGATAGAGAATTCGATACTGTGTTATACTGCTGGCCTGGAAATTCAAAGACAAGTTCTCGGAGAGAAAGACACAAGATTTGGTGAGACTTGTAGGTATGTAGCTGAAGCCCATGTTCAAGCTATGCAATTTAATGAGGCTGAAAAACTGTGTCAAATGGCTCTTGATATTCATAAGGAGAATAATTCTTCTGCCTCTCCTGAAGAAGCTGCTGACCGGAGACTATTGGGACTTATCTACGATTCGAAGGGAGATTACGAGTCTGCTCTTGAGCATTATGTTTTAGCAAGCATGGCAATGGCAGCCAATGGACAGGAAGCTGATGTAGCTTCACTCGACTGCAACATTGGCGATGCATATTTATCTATGGCACGATATGATGAGGCTATTTGTGCTTACCAAAAAGCTCTTACTATGTTCAAGTCTACCAAAGGAGAGAACCATCCCTTAATTGCTTCTGTCTATGTACGTTTGGCTGATTTGTACAATAAGATAGGAAAATTCAGGGAATCCAAATCATACTGTGAAAATGCACTTCGAATTTATACTAAGGCCGTCCCTGGAAGCTCTCCAGAAGAGATTGCAAGCGGCCTTGTTGATGTATCTGTGATCTATGAATCAATGAACGAACCTGATCAGGCGCTCAAGTTACTTCAGAAGGCGATAAAAGTATATGGAAATGCACCAGGACAACAGAGCATTATCGCGGGAATTGAAGCTCAGATTGGGGTCTTGTACTATATTCTGGGGAAATATATGGATTCTTATGATTCCCTGAAAAATGCAGTATCAAAATTCAGGGATATTGGGGAGAAGAAGTCTGCAATTTTCGGTATTGCTTTAAACCAAATGGGACTTGCCTGTGTACAACTTTATGCAATTAACGAGGCTGCGGACTTATTTGAAGAAGCAAGGATAATCTTAGAGACTGAATGTGGACCGTATCATGCAGATACATTGGGGATCTATAGCAATCTTGCTGGCACTTATGATGCAATGGGCag GACGGATGATGCAATTGAGATATTAGAATTTGTGGTTGGAATGAGGGAGGAGAAATTGGGGACAGCAAATCCTGATGTGGATGATGAGAAAAGGAGACTAACTGAGTTATTAAAAGAATCAGGAAAAGTGAGGAGCAGAAAATCCAAATCCCTGGAAACACTTCTTGGTACCATGTCTCATATTTTACTTAAGAATCAAGAGATCAATGTACTAGAAAGATGA
- the LOC142171978 gene encoding uncharacterized protein LOC142171978, which translates to MRQFSPGWFKDSHSRWLEYSVKKDAAFCLCCYLFKNDYVHSSTSDSFTKIGFKAWNKGPERLGLHVGEVNSLHHKCFNKMLDLSNQSQSIQAAFEKQSEKQKSEYRIRLNASIDVARFLLDFGLSFRGHDESESSKNKGFFIGLLEWLGNRLPDVDRVILKHAPKNDMMTSPKIQKDIASACAQETVKAIIDDLDGDYFGILVDESKDISHLMSLVN; encoded by the coding sequence ATGCGCCAATTTAGTCCAGGTTGGTTTAAAGATTCACATTCTAGATGGTTAGAGTATAGTGTGAAGAAAGATGCCGCATTTTGTTTATGTTGTTATTTATTCAAAAATGATTACGTTCATAGTAGCACAAGTGACTCTTTCACAAAAATCGGCTTTAAGGCTTGGAATAAAGGACCCGAAAGACTTGGTCTACATGTTGGTGAAGTAAATAGCCTCCACCATAAGTGTTTCAACAAAATGCTAGACTTGTCAAATCAATCTCAATCAATTCAAGCTGCTTTTGAAAAGCAATCTGAGAAACAAAAGAGTGAATATCGAATTCGTTTAAATGCCTCAATCGATGTTGCAAGGTTTCTCTTAGACTTTGGGTTGTCTTTTCGAGGTCACGATGAAAGTGAATCTTCAAAAAACAAAGGCTTTTTTATAGGGCTTTTGGAATGGCTTGGAAATAGGCTTCCAGATGTAGATAGAGTTATATTAAAACATGCTCCAAAAAATGATATGATGACTTCGCCAAAAATTCAAAAGGATATTGCGAGTGCTTGTGCACAAGAGACCGTGAAAGCTATAATTGATGACCTAGATGgagattattttgggatattAGTTGATGAGTCCAAGGATATTTCACACCTGATGAGTTTGGTAAATTGA